The Panicum virgatum strain AP13 chromosome 5K, P.virgatum_v5, whole genome shotgun sequence genome has a window encoding:
- the LOC120705722 gene encoding uncharacterized protein KIAA0754-like, which translates to MEPQPGSPASPPSPGTPPSPGSAKVTTPDEPTEEAAELEPGRKWSSSSSSSSSSESPRHVDVVELGDTLLPAPEDEPSAEGKPDGWATVEDEQADPPVQGAGDACATLEDEHAAAEHSGEVKPDDRALPEDEQAAAPAVHGAEVKPDDWAAWPEPPPPAVDYSSSSDGSAGAAPTGPTEAPQVQTMAKLDGAAAGAGPGEFDPQRIPASVFQTRASMSQAEWSMTSNESLFSIQGASDVGGPYASSRSHFDFFYDEAMAAAEAESKLPSVAEGMESAEFAAPGSASSRASGGSGSAKKATVIRRLDSGSGGSSSNFSFAFPILAPTSPKKKDILVGSALFRPPEKEYDQPPPEMEPPESAFVEMTTEAERRQSTGCCCCGCCWFDCSWAACCGWWRCCGSCSCPSFCRRSWCPCC; encoded by the exons ATGGAGCCCCAGCCCGGCTCGCCGGCATCGCCGCCCTCCCCGGGCACGCCGCCGTCACCAGGCAGTGCCAAGGTGACGACGCCGGACGAGCCAACGGAGGAGGCCGCCGAGCTGGAGCCGGGCAGGAAGTGGagctcctcgtcatcctcctcctcctcgtccgagAGCCCTCGCCATGTCGACGTTGTCGAGCTCGGCGACACGTTGCTGCCAGCGCCGGAGGACGAACCTAGCGCCGAGGGCAAACCGGATGGCTGGGCGACGGTGGAGGACGAGCAAGCCGATCCTCCCGTACAGGGCGCCGGGGACGCCTGTGCGACGCTGGAGGacgagcacgccgccgccgaacaCAGCGGGGAGGTCAAACCGGACGACCGGGCGCTGCCGGAAGACGAacaggccgccgcccccgccgtgcACGGCGCGGAGGTCAAACCGGACGactgggcggcgtggccggaGCCACCGCCCCCGGCCGTCGACTACTCCTCCTCGTCGGACGGCAGCGCCGGCGCGGCACCCACGGGGCCGACGGAGGCGCCGCAGGTCCAGACGATGGCCAagctcgacggcgccgccgccggggcagggCCTGGCGAGTTCGACCCCCAGAGGATCCCGGCGTCCGTGTTCCAGACCAGGGCGTCCATGTCGCAGGCCGAGTGGAGCATGACGTCCAACGAGTCGCTCTTCAGCATCCAGGGCGCCAGCGACGTCGGCGGGCCCTACGCCAGCAGCAGGTCGCACTTCGACTTCTTCTACGacgaggccatggcggccgcggaggcggagTCCAAGCTGCCGAGCGTCGCGGAGGGGATGGAGTCGGCGGAGTTCGCGGCGCCGGGCAGCGCGAGCTcgcgcgccagcggcgggagCGGCAGCGCCAAGAAGGCCACCGTGATCCGGCGGCTCGACAGCGGCTCTGGCGGCAGCTCGAGCAATTTCTCCTTCGCCTTCCCGAT ATTGGCACCGACGTCGCCGAAGAAGAAGGATATCCTCGTCGGCAGCGCGCTGTTCCGGCCGCCGGAGAAGGAGTACgaccagccgccgccggagatggAGCCCCCCGAGTCGGCCTTCGTGGAGATGACGAcggaggcggagcggcggcagagcacggggtgctgctgctgcggttGCTGCTGGTTCGATTGCTCCTGGGCCGCGTGCTGCGGTTGGTGGCGGTGCTGCGGCTCCTGCTCCTGCCCCAGCTTCTGCCGACGCAGCTGGTGCCCTTGCTGCTGA
- the LOC120705721 gene encoding F-box/LRR-repeat protein At4g29420-like, whose protein sequence is MPSRRRSSRTSWAASRTPRTSQLAASPRERSWPRPTSAPAPASAPPTTRVAAARGDGQAGASAFRATAGGLASLLGAHPRSLSLDAADGQGFPDEAMWVEDGEFDEADDLHLTSGEAVAAWAATAAGPVLREVEIADYWPQACWRKAEALPLISHYCLNLSRLGIKNAWLSVDGLKKMPNLTHLTLEFIRLDDEDLNQLNECFPCLHTLNLIGVGGLKDPKIHLLQLKTCYWEVSNVPRSLVVLAPNLVSLELKCVRPDKLILDTPSLSTLKLAIQKLGATVQVDGLVSLTDLRIESLDLSYLFPVFVGSRAIRTLELELPESASQCDLLEAGTPDYLLKMLASVSEVKLGPRFSCGLTLCLALCKDSGFQSCVKKLLIHMPQSESSFQLLTLLPLFQICAPLCEVTVLFHTESADAIRQGAMSIGMQSFAGIIWQWGTWK, encoded by the exons ATGCCCTCCCGGCGGCGGTCCTCGCGGACGTCCTGGGCCGCGTCGCGGACGCCGCGGACATCGCAGCTTGCCGCCTCGCCTCGCGAGCGCTCCTGGCCGCGTCCTACCTCTGCCCCCGCGcccgcctctgcgccgccgactacgcgcgtcgccgccgcccgcggcgatGGCCAGGCCGGGGCCTCCGCTTTCCGCGCGACCGCTGGGGGACTCGCGTCGCTCCTCGGGGCGCACCCCCGCTCCCTGTCGCTCGACGCGGCCGACGGGCAGGGTTTCCCCGATGAGGCGATGTGGGTGGAGGATGGGGAATTCGACGAGGCCGACGACCTGCACCTCACCAGCGGGGAGGCcgtggcggcgtgggcggccaccgccgcgggACCCGTCCTCCGGGAGGTGGAGATCGCCGATTACTGGCCGCAGGCGTGCtggaggaaggcggaggcgCTCCCTCTCATCTCCCACTACT GTCTCAATCTCAGCAGGCTGGGCATAAAAAATGCATGGCTTTCTGTTGATGGGCTCAAGAAAATGCCAAATCTGACTCATCTGACACTTGAGTTCATTAGACTAGATGACGAAGACCTCAACCAACTGAATGAATGCTTCCCTTGCCTTCACACTCTTAATCTTATAGGAGTCGGAGGGCTCAAGGACCCTAAGATTCACCTTCTTCAACTGAAGACTTGCTACTGGGAGGTATCAAATGTCCCACGGTCTTTGGTTGTCCTTGCGCCAAACTTGGTTTCTCTAGAATTGAAATGTGTTCGACCAGATAAGCTCATTTTGGATACTCCATCCTTGTCTACTCTGAAGCTCGCCATTCAGAAACTTGGTGCAACTGTCCAAGTTGATGGTCTTGTGAGCTTGACAGATCTTCGCATTGAGTCACTGGATCTTAGTTACCTGTTTCCAGTATTTGTAGGCAGTCGAGCTATCAGGACGTTGGAGCTTGAGCTACCTGAGTCTGCAAGCCAGTGTGATCTTCTTGAAGCCGGTACCCCAGATTATCTTCTGAAAATGCTTGCTAGCGTCAGTGAGGTCAAGCTAGGACCAAGATTTTCATGTGGACTGACACTATGTCTCGCCCTATGCAAAGATAGTGGGTTTCAAAGTTGCGTGAAGAAACTCCTAATTCATATGCCACAATCAGAGAGTTCGTTTCAGCTGTTAACCCTGCTACCATTGTTTCAGATCTGTGCACCTCTGTGCGAGGTGACTGTCCTTTTCCACACTGAATCAGCTGATGCTATCCGTCAAGGTGCAATGTCAATTGGTATGCAAAGTTTTGCAGGGATCATATGGCAGTGGGGAACTTGGAAGTAA
- the LOC120710429 gene encoding dof zinc finger protein 4-like gives MSPRRCESFFVHLVLLPASLVFFLPRLPPLQIASPALHVASHFLAPLRFAALASQDRETGAREIRVLGGASGVDRMVRCAADMEAGDQAPEGVALAVVPPAAGGAGGGAGGGREPLGLPCPRCESVDTKFCYYNNYTQSQPRHFCRTCRRYWTRGGALRNVPVGGGTRKATPVTRRKRPASTPPAPPAGAGVPLPPPPLTASGPHAALLRQYGGLPFPAPAMALPLAAVDPDRRLLDLGGSFGSLLAAAPGPDVVGAHFSAGFLVGGLAPALVHAPGGGAAAAAGTLPPPPPQPQQVSQALPEGLLWSMGWPDLSI, from the coding sequence ATGTCCCCACGCCGCTGCGAGAGCTTCTTTGTACATCTTGTCCTGCTCCCCGCGTCCcttgtcttcttcctcccccgccTTCCTCCACTACAAATTGCCTCGCCTGCTCTCCATGTCGCCAGCCACTTCCTCGCACCACTACGATTTGCTGCTTTGGCTAGCCAGGACAGGGAGACAGGCGCGCGGGAGATTCGGGTTCTTGGGGGCGCGAGTGGAGTGGATCGGATGGTTCGCTGCGCTGCTGACATGGAGGCGGGTGATCAGGCGCCGGAGGGAGTCGCGCTGGCGGTggtgccgccggcggccggcggggctggcggcggcgctgggggagggagggagccgcTGGGCCTGCCGTGCCCGCGCTGCGAGTCCGTCGACACCAAGTTCTGCTACTACAACAACTACACCCAATCGCAGCCGCGCCACTTCTGCCGGACCTGCCGCCGCTACTGGACGCGCGGGGGCGCGCTCCGCAACGtccccgtcggcggcggcacgcgcaaGGCCACCCCGGTCACGCGCCGCAAGCGCCCCGCCAGCACGCCTCCCGCGCCCCCGGCCGGGGCGGgtgtgccgctgccgccgccgcctctcacgGCGTCGGGGCCCCACGCCGCGCTGCTGCGGCAGTACGGCGGCCTGCCGTTccccgcgccggccatggcgttgCCGCTGGCCGCCGTGGACCCCGACCGCCGGCTGCTCGACCTCGGCGGCAGCTTCGGCTCGCTGCTCGCGGCTGCGCCCGGGCCAGACGTCGTCGGCGCTCACTTCTCCGCCGGGTTCCTGGTGGGCGGGCTCGCGCCGGCCCTCGTTCACGCGCCTGGtggtggtgccgccgccgctgctggtactcttcccccgccgccgcctcagccgCAGCAGGTGTCTCAAGCGCTGCCGGAGGGCCTCCTCTGGAGCATGGGGTGGCCGGACCTGTCCATCTAG